The proteins below come from a single Microtus ochrogaster isolate Prairie Vole_2 chromosome 8, MicOch1.0, whole genome shotgun sequence genomic window:
- the Entpd1 gene encoding ectonucleoside triphosphate diphosphohydrolase 1 isoform X1, with translation MEDIKDSKVKRFCSKNILIILSVFSLLAVIALIAVGLTQNKPLPENVKFGIVLDAGSSHTNLYIYKWPAEKENDTGVVHQLQECQVKGPGISKYAQKTNEIDTYLAECMKMSTELIPASKHHETPVYLGATAGMRLLRMESEQAADRVLAAVSRSLRNYSFDFQGAKIITGQEEGAYGWITINYLLGKFTQKQSWLNLISANQKEATFGALDLGGASTQITFVPVNSTIEAPENSLQFRLYGEDYTVYTHSFLCYGKDQALWQKLAKDVQVSSGGTLRDPCFHPGYEKRVNVSELYGTPCTKRFEKKLPFDQFQIQGTGDYEQCQQSILELFNSSYCPYSQCAFNGIFLPPLHGSFGAFSAFYFVMDFFKKMEKDSVSSPEKMTETLKSFCSKPWEEVKASNPKIKEKYLNEYCFSGAYILTLLLQGYNFTGSSWDQIRFMGKIEDSNAGWTLGYMLNLTNMIPAEQPLSPPLPHSTYVSLMVIFSLILVAVAITCLLIYSKPSYFWKASV, from the exons TTTGGGATTGTGCTGGACGCAGGGTCTTCTCACACCAACTTGTACATCTACAAGTGGCCCGCCGAGAAGGAGAACGACACAGGCGTGGTGCACCAGCTACAGGAATGTCAAGTGAAAG GTCCTGGAATCTCAAAATACgctcagaaaacaaatgaaatagacACATACCTGGCCGAATGCATGAAAATGTCCACTGAGTTGATCCCAGCCTCTAAGCATCATGAGACGCCTGTTTACCTGGGAGCCACAGCAGGCATGCGCTTACTTAG AATGGAAAGTGAGCAAGCAGCAGACAGGGTCCTGGCTGCAGTGTCAAGAAGCCTTAGAAACTACTCCTTTGACTTCCAGGGTGCCAAGATCATCACTGGCCAAGAGGAAGGGGCCTATGGGTGGATTACTATCAACTACCTGCTGGGCAAATTCACTCAG AAACAGAGTTGGCTAAACCTCATCTCAGCAAACCAGAAAGAGGCAACCTTCGGCGCGTTGGATCTCGGTGGCGCCTCTACACAAATCACCTTTGTGCCAGTAAACAGCACGATAGAGGCCCCAGAAAACTCTCTGCAGTTTCGCCTCTACGGCGAGGACtacactgtgtacacacacagcttCCTGTGCTACGGGAAGGACCAGGCACTCTGGCAGAAACTAGCCAAGGACGTTCAG GTTTCAAGTGGCGGGACCCTCAGGGATCCATGCTTCCACCCGGGGTACGAGAAGAGAGTGAATGTCAGTGAGCTCTACGGCACCCCCTGCACCAAGAGGTTTGAGAAGAAGCTACCATTCGATCAGTTTCAAATCCAGGGCACTGGAGACTACGAGCAGTGCCAGCAGAGCATCCTGGAGCTCTTCAACAGCAGCTACTGCCCTTACTCCCAGTGTGCCTTCAATGGCATCTTCTTGCCACCTCTCCATGGGAGTTTTGGG GCATTCTCAGCCTTCTACTTTGTGATGGATTTTTTTAAGAAGATGGAAAAAGACAGTGTCTCCTCTCCGGAAAAGATGACTGAGACCTTAAAAAGTTTTTGTTCAAAGCCTTGGGAAGAG GTAAAAGCATCCAATCCGAAAATAAAGGAGAAGTACCTGAATGAATACTGCTTCTCTGGGGCCTACATCCTTACCCTCCTTCTGCAAGGCTATAACTTCACAGGCAGTTCCTGGGACCAGATCCGTTTTATGGGCAAG ATCGAGGACAGCAACGCAGGGTGGACTTTGGGCTACATGCTGAACTTAACCAACATGATCCCAGCTGAACAGCCACTATCCCCGCCTCTTCCTCACTCCACCTACGTCAGCCTCATGGTCATCTTCTCCCTGATCTTGGTCGCTGTAGCCATCACATGTCTGCTCATCTATAGCAAGCCTTCCTATTTCTGGAAAGCGTCTGTATAG
- the Entpd1 gene encoding ectonucleoside triphosphate diphosphohydrolase 1 isoform X2: MKMSTELIPASKHHETPVYLGATAGMRLLRMESEQAADRVLAAVSRSLRNYSFDFQGAKIITGQEEGAYGWITINYLLGKFTQKQSWLNLISANQKEATFGALDLGGASTQITFVPVNSTIEAPENSLQFRLYGEDYTVYTHSFLCYGKDQALWQKLAKDVQVSSGGTLRDPCFHPGYEKRVNVSELYGTPCTKRFEKKLPFDQFQIQGTGDYEQCQQSILELFNSSYCPYSQCAFNGIFLPPLHGSFGAFSAFYFVMDFFKKMEKDSVSSPEKMTETLKSFCSKPWEEVKASNPKIKEKYLNEYCFSGAYILTLLLQGYNFTGSSWDQIRFMGKIEDSNAGWTLGYMLNLTNMIPAEQPLSPPLPHSTYVSLMVIFSLILVAVAITCLLIYSKPSYFWKASV, translated from the exons ATGAAAATGTCCACTGAGTTGATCCCAGCCTCTAAGCATCATGAGACGCCTGTTTACCTGGGAGCCACAGCAGGCATGCGCTTACTTAG AATGGAAAGTGAGCAAGCAGCAGACAGGGTCCTGGCTGCAGTGTCAAGAAGCCTTAGAAACTACTCCTTTGACTTCCAGGGTGCCAAGATCATCACTGGCCAAGAGGAAGGGGCCTATGGGTGGATTACTATCAACTACCTGCTGGGCAAATTCACTCAG AAACAGAGTTGGCTAAACCTCATCTCAGCAAACCAGAAAGAGGCAACCTTCGGCGCGTTGGATCTCGGTGGCGCCTCTACACAAATCACCTTTGTGCCAGTAAACAGCACGATAGAGGCCCCAGAAAACTCTCTGCAGTTTCGCCTCTACGGCGAGGACtacactgtgtacacacacagcttCCTGTGCTACGGGAAGGACCAGGCACTCTGGCAGAAACTAGCCAAGGACGTTCAG GTTTCAAGTGGCGGGACCCTCAGGGATCCATGCTTCCACCCGGGGTACGAGAAGAGAGTGAATGTCAGTGAGCTCTACGGCACCCCCTGCACCAAGAGGTTTGAGAAGAAGCTACCATTCGATCAGTTTCAAATCCAGGGCACTGGAGACTACGAGCAGTGCCAGCAGAGCATCCTGGAGCTCTTCAACAGCAGCTACTGCCCTTACTCCCAGTGTGCCTTCAATGGCATCTTCTTGCCACCTCTCCATGGGAGTTTTGGG GCATTCTCAGCCTTCTACTTTGTGATGGATTTTTTTAAGAAGATGGAAAAAGACAGTGTCTCCTCTCCGGAAAAGATGACTGAGACCTTAAAAAGTTTTTGTTCAAAGCCTTGGGAAGAG GTAAAAGCATCCAATCCGAAAATAAAGGAGAAGTACCTGAATGAATACTGCTTCTCTGGGGCCTACATCCTTACCCTCCTTCTGCAAGGCTATAACTTCACAGGCAGTTCCTGGGACCAGATCCGTTTTATGGGCAAG ATCGAGGACAGCAACGCAGGGTGGACTTTGGGCTACATGCTGAACTTAACCAACATGATCCCAGCTGAACAGCCACTATCCCCGCCTCTTCCTCACTCCACCTACGTCAGCCTCATGGTCATCTTCTCCCTGATCTTGGTCGCTGTAGCCATCACATGTCTGCTCATCTATAGCAAGCCTTCCTATTTCTGGAAAGCGTCTGTATAG